In the genome of Acidobacteriota bacterium, the window AAGCAGGGGCAAACGCAATCCAGGAGCTGGCATTTACTTTTGCAAATGCAATAACATACGTTCAGTCTGCTATTGAAAGAGGTCTTGATGTTGATGAGTTTGCTCCAAGAATTTCATTTTTTTTTGCTGCCCACAATAATTTTTTTGAGGAAATTGCTAAATTTCGTGCTGCAAGAAGGATCTGGGCAAGGATAATGAAGGAAAAGTTTAAAGCAGAGGATAAATCATCCATGTTGCTTAGATTCCATACGCAAACTTCCGGTTCTACTCTAACATTCCAGCAATCTGATTTGAACATAGTAAGAGTGACGCTTCAATGTTTAGCTGCTGTGCTTGGAGGAACCCAGTCTTTGCACTCTAATTCAAGAGATGAAGCCCTATCCCTTCCAACGGAAGAATCAGTAAGAATTGCTTTGAGAACCCAGCAGATAATAGCGTATGAGACAGGAGCAGCAGATACTGTCGATCCTCTTGGTGGTTCATACTTTTTAGAAAGTTTGACAAATCAAATAGAAGATTCTGTAAACAGATATTTGAAAAAAATAGAGGAATTGGGAGGCATGATTAAAGCTATTGAAACAGGATGGGTTCAGAGAGAAATCCAGAATTCGTCTTATGAATATCAAAAAAAGATTGAAAAAGAAGAAGAGATCATAGTTGGTGTTAACAAGTTTGAAATTAAAGAAGATGTAAAATTTGATATTTTGAAAATATCAGATGAGTTTGAAAAAAAACAGATTGAAAATCTTAAAAAGTTAATGCAGAAAAGAGAGAGTGAGAAAGTATTAAAATCTCTTAAAAGAATAAAAGAATCGGCAAAAAAAGAAGAAAATTTAGTTTATCCTGTAATGGAAGCGGTGGAAAATTATGCCACTCTTGGCGAGATAGTAGATTGTCTGAAGGAGGTTTATGGGGTATACCAGGAAAAGAGCGTACCTGTTTAGCCATGGAGTTATTGAAGACAGAGAATCTCTTTGTTGGCTTTTCTTTTCTCTCAAAATTTCAGAATGTGTTAAAAGATATAAATCTTTTAATAAAAAAGAATGAAACATTTGCTCTAATCGGAGAATCAGGCTCTGGAAAAACGCTCTTTGCTTTATCCATATTAAGACTTCTTCCCCGGAATGGAAAGGTTATAAGCGGAAATATTTTTTTTGAAGGTAAAAATTTAACTAATTTAGAGGAGAAGGAATTAAGATTGATAAGAGGAAGAAAAATTTCAATCATATTTCAGGAACCTCTTTCCTCGCTAAACCCGGTATTGAAAATAGGCGCTCAAATTTCAGAATCAATCAGACAATGGAAGCAAAGTTCGAAAAAGGAAACCAGAGAAAAAACAATAGAAATTTTAAAAGAGGTTGGATTCTTGAATCCAGAGAAATGGATTGATTCATACCCTCACGAATTAAGCGGAGGAATGAGACAGAGGGTTTTAATTGCTATGGCGCTTTCCTTAGAATCAGATCTTTTAATCGCAGATGAGCCAACCTCAGCCTTAGATCGTTCGGCCCATAATGAGATTGTAGAACTCCTCCTTAAAATTAAAGAAGAGAGAGGAATATCGATGATATTAATTTCTCATGATATTGGCTTTGTAGAAAAACTTGCTGATAGAGTCGGGATAATCTATTCAGGAGAGATCATGGAAGTTGGAGAAAAAAAAGATATAATTTCAAATCCATTTCATCCTTATACCTCAGGATTGCTAAAGTCACTTCCAAAATACTGGAAAGAGAGAAGAAAAAAGGTTTACGCCATGGAAGGGTTTATCCCATCAACAGAAGAAACAATAAAAAGTTGTTTATTTTATCCAAGATGCGAAAGGAAGATGGAGATTTGTAAAATAGATAAACCAGGTTTAAAAAAAGCAATAAACAGAGAGGTTAGATGCTGGTTGTATGAATAGATTGTTAGAGATAAAAAACTTAAAGAAATATTTCATATTGAGAGGAAATTTCCTTTTCAAGAGATACAGAATAAAAGCTCTGGATGGAATTTCTTTTAATATAAAAGATAAAAGAAATTTAGGTTTAGTGGGGGAATCTGGCTCAGGAAAATCAACAATTGCAAAGATAATATTGAGGTTGCTTGAGCCGACCGAAGGGAAGGTTTATTTTCTTGGCAGAGATTTTTCAGAATTAACTAAGAAAGACACAAGAGAGATGAGACAAAAAATTCAATTGATATTTCAGGAGCCTTTAAATTCTTTAAATCCTCGACATAAAATAAAGGAAATTCTTGAGGAGCCGTTTAAAATTTTTAAAATTGGTGATAGAAACTTTAGAGAAGAAAAAATTAAAGAATTATTAAACCTTGTTGGCTTATCAGAGTTATCTCTTCAGAGATATCCTCATGAATTCAGTGGAGGCCAGAGACAGAGAATTTGTCTCGTGAGAGCAATTTCTTTATCTCCTTTGCTTTTAATTTTAGATGAGCCTCTTTCATCTCTTGATGTATCCGTTCAGTCTCAAATTTTAAATTTATTAATAGATTTTCAGGAAAGGTTTAACATTGCTTATCTCTTTATTTCTCACAATTTAGATGTTGTTAAACATATAAGTGATGAGTTAGTTATTATATACAGAGGAAAAATTATGGAATATGGAAAAACAGAGGAAATGATTAAAAAACCTCTCCATCCTTATACAGAATTTTTATTAAATCCTTTCAAATATGAGATAAAAGATATAAATTTTGATGAAAATCTCTGCCCTTTTTTACAAAGATGTTATCGAAGAATAAATAAATGCTTTATATTTTCCCCACAGATAGAAAAAATTGACCAGGATAGAGAGATAAGTTGTCATGTAGTTTGAATTGACAGCTCCGTATTTTTCTGATAACTTTAGATGAGAATTTAAATTGATGGGAAATGATTAGGTCAAAAAATCTTGTAGGCCTTGATATAGGATCTTCTTCAATAAAAATTGTAGAATTGAAATCAAAAAAGCTGGGAGGAAAAGAATTTTATAAGCTCAAAAAAATTGGGTATGAATTGCTTCCTTCCAATACAATAGTGGATGGAACCATAATTGAATCTAACTCCGTTATCGAATCAATAAAAAAGCTCTCATCAGAGATAAAACTTAAGAATAAACATGTTGCGACTTCTGTTTCAGGAACATCTGTAATTGTAAAGAAACTTGTAATTCCAAAAATTGATCCTGAAGAAATAGAAGAGTCGATAATGTGGGAAGCAAAACATTTTATTACCTTTCCACTCGATGAAGTAAACATAGATTATTCTATTATTGAACGCCCTGAAAAAGAGCCAGGAGATAGAATGGATATTATACTTGCTGCTGTAAAGAAAGAAAAAATAAATGAATACACCTCTGTTATATTAAGAACTGGAAAGATTCCAGAAGTTGTGGATATAGATTCATTTGCCCTTCAGAATGCTCTCGAAGTCAATTATGAGACTTCACAGAATGGATTGATTGCTCTAATAAACATTGGAGCATCGATTACAAATGTGAATATTTTAGATGGGGATACTTCGATATTGATAAGAGATATATTATTTGGGGGGAATCAATTTTCTGAGATAATTCAGAAAGAATTTGGTTTAAGTTTTGAAAAAGCAGAAAGAATCAAAAAGGGAGAAAGTGTTGACGGGGTTTCATTTGCAATTGCATCTCCGTTGATAGATATGATTTTCAACGATTTGAAACTGGAAATTATTAAAACATTTGATTTTGTAAAAACAAATACTCATGAAAAAAAGGTTAGAAAGATATTTATATGCGGGGGATGTTCAAAAATTCCTGGTTTAAAAAATTTTTTATTAAAAGGGTTTGATGTACCTGTAGAAATTTTGAATCCATTCAGAAATATCCAAATAAATGAAAAGATTTTCAACAGGGATTATATTGATGAGATTGCACCGTTTTTTGGTGTGGCTGTTGGATTAGCTTTAAGAAAAATTAAAGAACATTGAATGATTAAATTAAATTTATTAACAAAGGCAGAAAAGCTCCCTAAAAAAAGAGTTAAGGTAAAAAGAGAGAAACTGAGAGAAGCTGAAAAACCTCGAATATTACTTCTTATTCTCGTCCTTATTTTATCTTTTGGATTTATCAGTTATTCTTACATCTGGATAAATGATGGAATAAAAAATGAAAAAGCTCAACTTGAGAATCTAAAGAAGAAGAAAAAGGAACTGGAACAAATTATAAAAGATTTAAAAAATTATCAGAATATTAAGAATGAACTGCAAATGAAAATAAATATTGTAAAAGAAATAAAAGCAGGCCAGAAGGTTCCAATTTTATTAATGTATCAGTTGAGTAAAAATCTGCCAGACCTTGTATGGTTGAAAGAATTGAGATTTTTTAACGGAAAATTGACTATCAGTGGGAGTGCATTTTCCAACACTTTGATTGCTGATTTTATAAGAAATCTTGATTATTCCGGGTATTTTAAAAATATAAACTTAAAAGAGACCTCCAAAAAAACTGTTTCAGGCGGAAATGAAATATTTGATTTTTCATTAGAATCAGAATTTTTAAGAGAATAAGATGGACGTTAAGAGGATCGGAGCTTCAGGTCAATTTATAGTTTTTTTTATTTTTGGTTTGATGATATATGGACTGTTCTATTTTGCTTATTTTTCAGGAAGATATTCAGAGTATAAATTTCTTAGGAATGAAAGAGAAAAGTTAGAAGAGGAAATAAGATTAGGAGAGAGAAAAAGAAGAGATGCTAAAATATTGAAAAGGGATCTCGAAAATCTTGATAGGGAATTGAAACAGCTCAAGGAGACTCTGCCTGAAAAAAAGGAAATCAGTGATATATTAAGAAATATTCAAGATTTAGCAACGATATCCAATCTTTCGATTACAAGATTTTCTCCCAAAGGAGAGATAAGTAAGGGAATGTATTTAGAATGGCCAATCTCAATTTCCCTGATTGGTTCTTATCACAATTTCGGATATTTTTTGAATAATCTGTTCGAGTTTAAAAAAATTTTTAATATGGATAATCTAATTATCGGAGCCCTTTCAAAACAGAGTGATAACATGACAGTGAGTATTTCATTTGATGTTACTACATACATTCTTTCTGAACCTGCCTCCTCTTCTAAAGAAAAACTGAAAAAAGAGCTGGAGAGAAAAAAAGAACAAAAAAAGGAAAAAATAGAAGAAATTATATGAGAAAGAGTCAGCTAATTTTTTTATCAATTTTTTTATTTTCAGGTACTTTGTTGCTGCCTCAGGAAGAGAAAAAAGAAAAGGAGGCTTTCTCCAATAAAAAAAGTCCTTACATTGAAGAATTTATTTATAATCCAGAAGGAAGGAGAGACCCTTTTAAAAATCTTCTAAATGTTCAAGTAAGCCAGGAAGCAGAAAGACCAGAAAATCTCTCAGGTCAGGCTGCTCTCCTTGTCTCAGAAGTTACTCTTATTGGCATCTCAAAATATAAAGGAGAATACTGGGCAATTGTAAATGCACCAGATGGTTTCCCCTATTTTCTGAAAAAGGGGGACAAATTATTCGATGGATATGTATTTAGCATAGATGAGACAAGCATTACCTTTAGAATAGAAGAGAAAAAATCTGGATCAAAGATTAAGCATCGAGATGTGATAAAGAAATTACATCAAGAGGAGGATTAATGAGAAAATATACTTTCCTTTTATTGATTATTTTCTTACTTTCTATAAATTTTTTAATCGCTGAAGAAGAGAAAATAGAACTGAAGGAAATAAATTGGAAAATTCATATAGATAAAACAGTTATAAACCTGATGACATCTTCTCTTTATCCCCTTCCTCATATATATTCATTAAAAGAGAATCCTCTTATAGTTGTAATGGAGTTAAAGGGAATAAAACTTGGTAACATAAAAAATGAATATGAGATATCTTCTCCTCTTGTTAATAAGATAAAAATAGTTGATTTAAATAAGGGAGATTTCCAAGTGCATTTTGCTCTGAACAAAATTTCTCCTTATAGAGTTTTCTTTGATAAAGAAATACTTTCGATTGAGTTTTTTGATGTGGAAAGAGTTTTAGACCCTGAATTAGAAGAGCTATATCAAAAAAGTGAATTAGAGAGGGCAAATCCTTCAATACTTGAAGATATTAAAGTTAAAAAAGATAAAGATACATTAGAAGTTACAATGTTTTTCAGTTCTGAAATGAGCTATCAAAATTTTACTCTTGAGAATCCCAAAAGGATTGTTTTTGACTTTTTGAATTCTAAAAGTAATATGAAGACCCAAGTTATAAATGTTGGACTGAATGGTGTGGAGAAAATTAGAATAAGTCAATTTATAAAAGATAACCCGGATGTTACTCGAATTGTTTTTGACATAGGTGGGCAAGATTTTCCGATTTATGAAATAGAAAGAAAAGAAAAAATTTTAAAAATTTATTTCAAACAAAAAATTCAAGAACAGAGCGAAAAAAATGAAAAAGAAATGGAATTGAAACGTTCTGATGTTGAAAGAATCAATCCTGAAGATCCTGAAAAGGATGGAGAGAATAAGTTATCAGATTCCAACGAGAAAAGTCAGAAAGAAAATCAGGCTAAAGAAGAAGCTGAGGAGAAGAAATATAAAGGTGAAAAGATTTCTTTCAGGCTGAAAGATGCAGATATAAGAGATGTATTAAGGTTTATTGCAACTCAAGCAAATTTAAATATCATAATAGACCCTGAGGTTGCAGGAAAAGTTACATGCGAACTGATTGAGATTCCCTGGGATCAGGCACTTGAGTTTATATTGAGAACGAATGGTCTTGGAATGATTTTAGAGGAGAACATCCTCCGGATTGCAAGAGTTGATGTTTTGGCTAGGGAAGAACAGGATAAGCAGAGATTGAGGGATGCGAAGTTACTCGCAGGCGAGTTAAAAATTGTGACAAAAACCCTGAGCTATGCTAAGGCAGAGTCCATAAAATCAATCTTAGAAAAACAGCTTTCATCCCGAGGAGAGATTATTGTAGATTCGAGAACGAATACTTTAATAATTTCTGATATCGAGGATAGAATTTCAGCTATAGATAAATTAATCCAGACTCTTGATAAAGCTACTCCTCAGGTTTCAATCGAGGCGAGAATTATAGAGACAAATGTAAATTATATTCAGAGCCTTGGAATTCAGTGGGGTTTTAATGTCATAGCAGATTCTTCATACGGAAACCAGACAACATTAAAATTTCCAAGTAGTATTTATGTAAACGGGACTGGAATCTCAGGAACACAAGCAGGAGGGATTCAGGGAGTTTTAGGAGGATATGCAATAAACCTCCCTGCCCCAGCGTTTACAACTGGAATTGGCGTTTCCCTTGGAAATGTTCTTGATACTTTTAGACTGGACATGGCTCTCACTGCAATGGAAACCTATGGAAAGGGAAAGATTCTTTCAGCTCCGAAAATAACTGCTCAGAATAACGAAAGAGCAGAAATAATGCAGGGGAGACAGATACCAGTTCAAACAGTAGCTAATAATACTGTAACAACAAGGTATGTAAATGCTGCTTTAGAGCTTCATGTCACTCCCCAAATAACTGCTGAGGGAACGATAATCATGGATATTGAAATAAACAATAATGCTGCAGATTTTGCAAATCTTGTTCAGGGAATTCCTCCAATAATTACGCAGAGTGCAAGGACAACTGTGCTTGTTAAAGATGGGGGAACTGCTGTGATCGGAGGGATATACCGGGTGGAAGATACAGAAGCATACAATAGAGTTCCAGGCATCTCAAAGGTTCCAATTCTTGGATATTTATTTAGGGGAACTATGAAAACAAGAGCTGATAGAGAATTGCTGATTTTTATAACACCGCGTATTGTAAGGGGAGGGTAAAATGTCATTAAAGAAGACATGTGTTGGGGTTGTAATTGCATTGATGTTTTCCTTTCTGTTAAGTTCATGTAATGTTCTGGAAAATAAGACTCAATCAAATACAATGCTTATAGTGGAATCTATTAAAGGCATTGACCAACAGGGCAATCTCTCATCTTTTCTTATTTCTAATGTCTCAGACATATTCTCAGACTTTGCCAGAGTAACAATAAGAGCAGAGCTTTTGAATCCGAATAAAACTCCCACTGTATATAATGATGTTAAACTTGAGAGATATATAGTTTCTTACAAAAGAAATGATGGAAAAAATGAAGAGGGGACTGATGTGCCATACAGGTATGAATCGAGGCTAACCGAATATATTCAGGCAGGTACAAGTATTACAATTGACATTATTGTGGTAAATTACCTGGCAAAGAAATATCCTCCGCTTATCTCTTTAAAAAATAGTTCATCTTTGCTCGAGGTGGATGCAACAATAGATTTTTATGGACATGATGTAGCGGGAAAAGGCGTGAAGACATCGGGAATGCTCAGGATAATATTTAAGAGTAATTGAGAATGGAGAAATTTAATGAATAAAAAATTTTTAATAATTGTTGTGAGCTTTTTCTTCATGAGTCTTTCATGTAAAAGAGAAGAAGTCATCCAGCCTGAACCTGTAACCACTCCTCAGACTGAGTACTATATACTTCAGGGCACAGCAAATCCATCTATTTTGTTTGCCGGAGATGATGTCCAGAGATCAATTATTAAGGTTATTCTGAAGAGTTACAAGGGAGACCCTGTTT includes:
- a CDS encoding methylmalonyl-CoA mutase family protein — protein: MSKSNSQKERKEKFLTQSNIEIKNIYDFKDLENFNPELELGEPGEFPFTRGIYNNMYRGKLWTMRQYAGYGTAEESNKRYKYLISQGQTGLSVAFDLPTQIGYNSDHPMAKGEIGKVGVSINSLEDMEILFDGIPLENISVSMTINATALMIIAMYLVLAKKRRIDWKKLTGTIQNDILKEYVSRGTYIFPVKESMKIITDIFSFLTKHVPQWNIISISGYHIREAGANAIQELAFTFANAITYVQSAIERGLDVDEFAPRISFFFAAHNNFFEEIAKFRAARRIWARIMKEKFKAEDKSSMLLRFHTQTSGSTLTFQQSDLNIVRVTLQCLAAVLGGTQSLHSNSRDEALSLPTEESVRIALRTQQIIAYETGAADTVDPLGGSYFLESLTNQIEDSVNRYLKKIEELGGMIKAIETGWVQREIQNSSYEYQKKIEKEEEIIVGVNKFEIKEDVKFDILKISDEFEKKQIENLKKLMQKRESEKVLKSLKRIKESAKKEENLVYPVMEAVENYATLGEIVDCLKEVYGVYQEKSVPV
- a CDS encoding ABC transporter ATP-binding protein, producing the protein MELLKTENLFVGFSFLSKFQNVLKDINLLIKKNETFALIGESGSGKTLFALSILRLLPRNGKVISGNIFFEGKNLTNLEEKELRLIRGRKISIIFQEPLSSLNPVLKIGAQISESIRQWKQSSKKETREKTIEILKEVGFLNPEKWIDSYPHELSGGMRQRVLIAMALSLESDLLIADEPTSALDRSAHNEIVELLLKIKEERGISMILISHDIGFVEKLADRVGIIYSGEIMEVGEKKDIISNPFHPYTSGLLKSLPKYWKERRKKVYAMEGFIPSTEETIKSCLFYPRCERKMEICKIDKPGLKKAINREVRCWLYE
- a CDS encoding ATP-binding cassette domain-containing protein produces the protein MNRLLEIKNLKKYFILRGNFLFKRYRIKALDGISFNIKDKRNLGLVGESGSGKSTIAKIILRLLEPTEGKVYFLGRDFSELTKKDTREMRQKIQLIFQEPLNSLNPRHKIKEILEEPFKIFKIGDRNFREEKIKELLNLVGLSELSLQRYPHEFSGGQRQRICLVRAISLSPLLLILDEPLSSLDVSVQSQILNLLIDFQERFNIAYLFISHNLDVVKHISDELVIIYRGKIMEYGKTEEMIKKPLHPYTEFLLNPFKYEIKDINFDENLCPFLQRCYRRINKCFIFSPQIEKIDQDREISCHVV
- the pilM gene encoding type IV pilus assembly protein PilM gives rise to the protein MIRSKNLVGLDIGSSSIKIVELKSKKLGGKEFYKLKKIGYELLPSNTIVDGTIIESNSVIESIKKLSSEIKLKNKHVATSVSGTSVIVKKLVIPKIDPEEIEESIMWEAKHFITFPLDEVNIDYSIIERPEKEPGDRMDIILAAVKKEKINEYTSVILRTGKIPEVVDIDSFALQNALEVNYETSQNGLIALINIGASITNVNILDGDTSILIRDILFGGNQFSEIIQKEFGLSFEKAERIKKGESVDGVSFAIASPLIDMIFNDLKLEIIKTFDFVKTNTHEKKVRKIFICGGCSKIPGLKNFLLKGFDVPVEILNPFRNIQINEKIFNRDYIDEIAPFFGVAVGLALRKIKEH
- a CDS encoding PilN domain-containing protein; this translates as MIKLNLLTKAEKLPKKRVKVKREKLREAEKPRILLLILVLILSFGFISYSYIWINDGIKNEKAQLENLKKKKKELEQIIKDLKNYQNIKNELQMKINIVKEIKAGQKVPILLMYQLSKNLPDLVWLKELRFFNGKLTISGSAFSNTLIADFIRNLDYSGYFKNINLKETSKKTVSGGNEIFDFSLESEFLRE
- the pilO gene encoding type 4a pilus biogenesis protein PilO, whose protein sequence is MDVKRIGASGQFIVFFIFGLMIYGLFYFAYFSGRYSEYKFLRNEREKLEEEIRLGERKRRDAKILKRDLENLDRELKQLKETLPEKKEISDILRNIQDLATISNLSITRFSPKGEISKGMYLEWPISISLIGSYHNFGYFLNNLFEFKKIFNMDNLIIGALSKQSDNMTVSISFDVTTYILSEPASSSKEKLKKELERKKEQKKEKIEEII
- the pilQ gene encoding type IV pilus secretin PilQ: MRKYTFLLLIIFLLSINFLIAEEEKIELKEINWKIHIDKTVINLMTSSLYPLPHIYSLKENPLIVVMELKGIKLGNIKNEYEISSPLVNKIKIVDLNKGDFQVHFALNKISPYRVFFDKEILSIEFFDVERVLDPELEELYQKSELERANPSILEDIKVKKDKDTLEVTMFFSSEMSYQNFTLENPKRIVFDFLNSKSNMKTQVINVGLNGVEKIRISQFIKDNPDVTRIVFDIGGQDFPIYEIERKEKILKIYFKQKIQEQSEKNEKEMELKRSDVERINPEDPEKDGENKLSDSNEKSQKENQAKEEAEEKKYKGEKISFRLKDADIRDVLRFIATQANLNIIIDPEVAGKVTCELIEIPWDQALEFILRTNGLGMILEENILRIARVDVLAREEQDKQRLRDAKLLAGELKIVTKTLSYAKAESIKSILEKQLSSRGEIIVDSRTNTLIISDIEDRISAIDKLIQTLDKATPQVSIEARIIETNVNYIQSLGIQWGFNVIADSSYGNQTTLKFPSSIYVNGTGISGTQAGGIQGVLGGYAINLPAPAFTTGIGVSLGNVLDTFRLDMALTAMETYGKGKILSAPKITAQNNERAEIMQGRQIPVQTVANNTVTTRYVNAALELHVTPQITAEGTIIMDIEINNNAADFANLVQGIPPIITQSARTTVLVKDGGTAVIGGIYRVEDTEAYNRVPGISKVPILGYLFRGTMKTRADRELLIFITPRIVRGG